One window of Mesorhizobium loti R88b genomic DNA carries:
- a CDS encoding aminopeptidase, with the protein MASGVAGCTSVSYYAQALEGHVQILAARKNVGKLIHDPSTPVALRTKLTSASAIRRFATDELALPDNSSYRSYVDVGRDNVTLAVFAAPQFSLTPITWCFPVFGCVPYRGYFSQKSAVESAAELQRQGLDVYISGVTAYSTLGWFSDPLLSTMLRQDAMYLAGLIFHELAHQEIYVNGDSAFNEAFAVAVETSGVRKWLRATGNRAGLRRYEADRKRSADFLGLIAKTRDELGQIYGSPRTSQQMAAAKAAAIETLRVRYRQMRDRRWAGYSGYDAWFNAPINNAKLAATSVYGEQVPAFLRLYDLCSGDSPRFYASVRRIAALPQASRAEALRNATTCD; encoded by the coding sequence ATGGCGTCCGGCGTGGCCGGGTGCACCAGCGTTTCCTACTATGCGCAGGCGCTGGAGGGCCATGTACAGATCTTGGCCGCGCGGAAAAATGTCGGAAAGCTCATCCACGATCCCTCGACGCCCGTGGCATTGCGCACGAAGTTGACGTCGGCGAGCGCCATACGTCGCTTTGCCACGGATGAGCTGGCGCTGCCCGATAACAGCAGCTACCGCAGCTATGTCGACGTCGGTCGAGACAACGTGACCTTGGCCGTTTTTGCCGCGCCGCAGTTCTCGCTCACGCCGATAACATGGTGCTTTCCGGTCTTCGGCTGCGTTCCGTACCGGGGCTACTTTTCCCAGAAATCCGCGGTTGAAAGTGCTGCCGAACTGCAGCGACAAGGGCTGGACGTCTACATCTCGGGCGTCACCGCCTATTCCACGCTGGGCTGGTTCAGCGACCCGCTGCTCAGCACCATGCTGCGTCAGGACGCCATGTATCTCGCAGGCCTCATCTTCCATGAACTGGCGCATCAGGAAATCTATGTGAATGGCGACTCCGCGTTCAACGAGGCTTTCGCGGTCGCGGTCGAAACCAGCGGGGTGAGGAAATGGCTGCGCGCCACCGGCAATCGCGCCGGATTGCGCCGCTACGAAGCCGATCGCAAACGCAGTGCCGACTTTCTCGGACTGATCGCGAAAACGCGCGACGAGCTGGGGCAGATCTATGGGAGTCCCCGCACCTCGCAGCAGATGGCTGCCGCCAAAGCAGCCGCGATCGAAACGCTGCGGGTGCGCTACCGGCAAATGCGCGACAGGCGCTGGGCCGGGTATAGCGGATACGATGCCTGGTTCAACGCCCCCATCAACAACGCAAAGCTCGCCGCGACGTCCGTCTACGGCGAACAGGTTCCGGCGTTCCTTCGGCTGTATGATTTGTGCTCAGGCGATTCTCCAAGGTTCTATGCTTCCGTTCGGCGGATCGCGGCATTGCCACAGGCTTCCCGAGCGGAGGCACTGAGGAACGCGACGACGTGTGATTGA
- a CDS encoding alpha/beta fold hydrolase, translating into MVGRPAQGRFQPGAVAGLLQALRDTDVRRLLSKVAAKTTVLHRRCDRAARVEAGRYLAAKIAGARFVEVEVEVEVEVEVEVEDHWFWVGEQGMLLEAIGGWCEGQDRALTDA; encoded by the coding sequence TTGGTGGGCCGGCCGGCTCAGGGGCGCTTCCAGCCCGGCGCGGTGGCAGGCCTGCTGCAGGCGCTGCGCGACACCGATGTGCGCCGGCTGCTGTCAAAAGTCGCGGCCAAGACGACTGTGTTGCACCGCAGGTGTGACCGGGCGGCGAGGGTTGAGGCCGGGCGGTATCTGGCCGCGAAGATTGCGGGGGCGCGGTTTGTCGAGGTCGAGGTGGAGGTGGAGGTGGAGGTGGAGGTGGAGGTGGAGGATCACTGGTTCTGGGTTGGTGAGCAGGGGATGTTGCTGGAGGCGATTGGGGGATGGTGCGAGGGGCAAGACAGGGCATTAACCGACGCTTAG
- a CDS encoding OmpA family protein, translated as MTSTVDPISLPQRTASNDTEIDREALARLLIEIARNVDPDYRARFDGVPTADPRMETLRQLLVSREISELSRVTHLLDEPEQLAAAVGDVLPSAAARAPHAQLGEALAPAVERAVQRSIQRSPRTLTDILYPVFLPAIRKSIGEKIDQTFQSLNETLRHIFTWHGLKWRFESWRTGASFSEVVLKHSLVYRVEHVFLISRSSGLLISHLAADNVTSEDPQLISSMLSAIQDFVKDSFNEKEQSSLDTIRLGDLRLWSEVGQFATLVSVIRGNPPEELHEIVRDVLLRIHEECSQALAEFDGDSSQLAGVEAQLQTCVELKQEESNQGFPWLVVVAALLLLVVAGGWFFLSWQSGQRWQAYVARLETQPGIIVAEQKVSYGQFYIAGLRDPLAADPQSLLSGTQVDPARVHSQWQSYQSLEPEFVLKRLTASLAPPDTVRLSIVKDRIVAEGEAPDTWIDQARAAARQLSAGGPEFDISKVRDVSPEARAAEHWQYYVSRLGSQPGIIVAEQKIRDGQFYIAGLRDPLAADPQSLLSGTQVDPARVHSQWRLYQSLEPEFVLKRLTASLAPPDTVRLSIANDRIVAEGEAPATWIDRAQAAAQQLSAGGPVFDISKVRDVSLEEREADRWQAYVSRLGSQPGIIVAEQKIRDGQFYVAGLRDPLAADPQSLLSGTQVDPARVHSQWRLYQSLEPEFVLKRLTVSLYPLDSVRLSIVNDRIVAEGEAPDTWIDRARAAARQLSAGGPEFDISKVRDVSPEARAAEHWQYYVSRLEAQPGIIVAQQTERGGHFYISGLRDPLAADPQVLLHGTQVDPARVHSQWQFYQSLDPKFVVKRLVASLTPPKSVMLSIIQGRIVVVGEAPANWINRARAAAEQLSADGVVLDVSQLHELDLAELNHLREAIQTTDIFFSSGKVVPGPEQMPVLDRLADQIKEFAQKARESGVTARFMLTGHSDGTGRETANASISAARAETVRALLNKRGVAPELLLVRGAGTFEPAVPENSQTGSSTNRRVSVTVNLD; from the coding sequence TTGACGTCGACCGTCGACCCAATCAGCCTTCCGCAAAGAACAGCCTCGAACGATACAGAGATTGATCGCGAGGCTCTGGCTCGTCTTTTGATCGAAATTGCCCGGAACGTTGATCCGGACTATCGTGCGCGTTTTGACGGAGTTCCAACCGCCGATCCTCGCATGGAAACACTGCGCCAGTTGCTGGTCAGCCGCGAAATTTCGGAGCTTTCACGAGTTACGCATCTGCTGGACGAACCGGAGCAGCTCGCGGCAGCCGTGGGCGACGTTCTTCCCAGTGCGGCCGCACGAGCGCCTCATGCGCAACTCGGCGAGGCCCTTGCGCCAGCTGTCGAAAGGGCTGTGCAACGGTCGATCCAGAGGAGCCCGCGCACGCTGACGGATATATTATACCCGGTGTTTCTTCCGGCAATTCGCAAGTCGATCGGGGAAAAGATCGACCAGACCTTTCAGTCGTTGAATGAAACTTTACGACATATATTTACTTGGCACGGTCTCAAGTGGCGATTTGAATCTTGGAGAACCGGCGCCAGCTTTTCTGAAGTTGTTCTTAAGCATTCTCTCGTATATCGTGTAGAACATGTATTTCTCATTAGCCGATCCTCTGGACTACTGATATCTCATTTAGCTGCCGATAACGTAACGAGTGAGGATCCTCAGCTTATTTCTTCGATGCTTAGTGCAATTCAAGATTTTGTGAAGGACTCATTTAACGAGAAAGAACAGAGCAGTCTGGACACTATCCGCCTTGGTGACCTTCGTCTCTGGTCAGAAGTTGGACAGTTTGCGACCTTGGTTTCGGTGATCCGAGGAAATCCACCAGAGGAATTACATGAAATAGTTCGCGATGTGTTGCTTCGCATCCATGAGGAGTGCTCACAGGCTCTAGCGGAGTTTGACGGCGACAGTTCGCAGTTGGCCGGCGTAGAGGCACAATTGCAGACGTGCGTTGAGCTGAAACAAGAGGAATCAAACCAGGGGTTTCCCTGGCTGGTAGTGGTTGCAGCCCTGCTGCTTTTGGTTGTGGCAGGCGGCTGGTTCTTCCTTTCTTGGCAATCCGGGCAGCGCTGGCAGGCCTATGTGGCGCGACTGGAGACCCAGCCGGGCATCATCGTTGCCGAACAAAAGGTAAGCTATGGCCAATTCTATATTGCCGGACTGAGAGACCCGCTTGCCGCCGACCCGCAGTCGCTGTTGTCCGGAACGCAGGTCGATCCCGCCCGCGTTCATTCGCAGTGGCAATCCTATCAGAGCCTTGAGCCGGAGTTCGTGTTGAAGCGGCTGACGGCGTCGCTGGCTCCGCCGGATACAGTGCGACTTTCGATCGTCAAGGATCGCATCGTCGCCGAGGGTGAGGCCCCCGACACCTGGATAGATCAGGCGCGCGCAGCGGCCCGACAGCTTTCCGCAGGCGGACCGGAATTCGACATCTCCAAGGTTCGTGATGTGAGCCCCGAAGCGCGCGCGGCCGAGCATTGGCAGTATTATGTTTCGCGACTGGGGAGCCAGCCGGGCATCATCGTTGCAGAGCAAAAGATACGCGATGGCCAATTCTATATTGCCGGCCTGAGAGACCCGCTTGCCGCCGACCCGCAGTCGCTGTTGTCTGGAACGCAGGTCGATCCCGCCCGGGTTCATTCGCAGTGGCGGTTGTATCAGAGCCTTGAGCCGGAGTTCGTGTTGAAGCGGCTGACGGCGTCGCTGGCTCCGCCGGATACAGTACGACTTTCGATCGCCAATGATCGCATCGTTGCCGAAGGCGAGGCTCCTGCCACGTGGATCGACCGGGCGCAGGCCGCCGCCCAGCAGCTTTCGGCAGGCGGGCCGGTATTCGATATCTCCAAGGTTCGCGATGTAAGCCTCGAAGAACGCGAGGCGGATCGCTGGCAGGCCTATGTGTCGCGACTGGGGAGCCAGCCGGGCATCATCGTTGCAGAACAGAAGATACGCGACGGCCAATTCTATGTTGCCGGCCTGAGAGACCCGCTTGCCGCCGACCCGCAGTCGCTGTTGTCTGGAACGCAGGTCGATCCCGCCCGGGTTCATTCGCAGTGGCGGTTGTATCAGAGCCTTGAGCCGGAGTTCGTGTTGAAGCGGCTGACGGTGTCGCTGTATCCGCTGGATTCAGTACGACTTTCGATCGTCAATGATCGCATCGTTGCCGAGGGCGAGGCTCCCGACACCTGGATAGATCGGGCGCGCGCAGCGGCCCGACAGCTTTCGGCAGGGGGACCGGAATTCGATATCTCCAAGGTTCGCGATGTGAGCCCCGAAGCGCGCGCGGCGGAGCATTGGCAGTATTATGTCTCGCGACTTGAGGCCCAACCTGGAATCATCGTCGCCCAGCAAACGGAGAGGGGCGGACATTTCTACATTTCCGGCCTGAGAGACCCGCTTGCCGCCGACCCGCAAGTTCTGCTGCACGGAACGCAGGTTGATCCTGCCCGCGTTCATTCACAATGGCAATTCTATCAGAGCCTTGATCCGAAGTTCGTGGTGAAGCGGCTGGTGGCTTCGCTGACCCCGCCGAAATCGGTTATGCTTTCGATCATCCAGGGTCGCATCGTTGTCGTGGGTGAGGCTCCTGCCAACTGGATCAACCGGGCGCGGGCCGCCGCCGAACAACTTTCGGCGGACGGAGTGGTTCTGGATGTCTCGCAACTGCATGAGTTGGACCTTGCAGAACTCAATCATTTGAGAGAGGCCATCCAGACGACCGATATTTTCTTCTCTTCCGGCAAAGTTGTGCCGGGACCAGAGCAGATGCCGGTTCTCGACAGATTGGCGGATCAAATAAAGGAATTCGCCCAAAAAGCCCGCGAGTCAGGCGTAACGGCCCGGTTCATGTTGACCGGCCATTCGGACGGCACGGGCCGTGAGACGGCCAACGCATCGATCAGCGCCGCCCGCGCGGAGACAGTTCGTGCGCTTCTCAACAAGCGCGGCGTCGCCCCGGAACTGCTGCTGGTTCGGGGCGCGGGCACCTTTGAACCGGCTGTGCCAGAAAATAGTCAAACAGGTAGCTCCACCAATCGCCGGGTTTCGGTTACGGTAAACCTGGACTAG
- a CDS encoding Rab family GTPase, whose translation MLQKKICMLGGFSVGKTSLVRRFVQSIFSETYLTTVGVKIDKKSVALPDKTVDLILWDLAGEDDIGSFRVSHVRGATGLVLVVDGTRAATLVAALTLRERVEAEFGAMPFVLLFNKSDLADKWVIPDGEIDELRQRGWQIYLTSALTGEHVDDAFRQLASIVTK comes from the coding sequence ATGTTGCAAAAAAAGATCTGCATGCTGGGCGGGTTCTCTGTCGGCAAGACGAGCCTGGTCCGCAGGTTTGTGCAAAGCATCTTTTCAGAAACCTACCTGACCACGGTGGGCGTGAAAATCGACAAGAAGAGTGTCGCACTACCGGACAAAACCGTGGATCTGATTTTGTGGGATTTGGCCGGCGAAGATGATATCGGCTCATTCCGCGTCAGCCATGTGCGAGGTGCGACAGGGCTCGTGCTTGTCGTCGATGGAACCCGCGCCGCCACTCTTGTCGCCGCACTCACGCTGCGCGAGCGGGTCGAGGCCGAATTCGGTGCCATGCCGTTTGTATTGCTGTTCAACAAATCCGATCTGGCCGATAAGTGGGTGATACCGGATGGTGAGATTGACGAACTGAGGCAACGTGGATGGCAAATCTATCTGACAAGTGCGCTTACGGGTGAACATGTCGATGATGCGTTTCGTCAACTTGCCTCGATAGTTACCAAATAG
- a CDS encoding adenylate/guanylate cyclase domain-containing protein, which translates to MHRLPREVGNWTYNFFYNERSIAYVKIDAQLCIAGKGGNVKHYGLSSLRIGKPVADQLEFMEGLLPCPELPYHMPMVELPSGRVADLHLFADDDCVWLLFLDVTAERDNKQRLQQKAYEMTLLQERERQLNEKLQSMNEALRESQEGLQREYQRAETLLLNILPASIAERLKSDEQIADNHAEVSVLFADIVGFTERARSVGAVTTLAILNYFFKAADRLSDQYGCEKIKTIGDCVMVVAGMPAARSDHAEALARYALELREAVQHERFAGERLRLRIGINSGPIVAGVIGKKRFAYDLWGETVNLAARIQTSAEPDEIRISDATRRLLGPNFACDPLAETELRGTGRVRMWRLPA; encoded by the coding sequence ATGCATAGATTGCCAAGAGAAGTCGGAAACTGGACTTACAATTTCTTCTACAACGAGCGTTCTATCGCATATGTGAAAATCGACGCCCAGCTTTGCATAGCTGGGAAGGGCGGTAACGTTAAACATTACGGGCTCTCATCGCTTCGCATCGGCAAGCCAGTTGCCGATCAGCTTGAATTCATGGAAGGTTTGCTGCCTTGCCCCGAGCTTCCATATCATATGCCTATGGTCGAACTGCCCAGCGGGCGTGTCGCGGATCTTCATCTTTTTGCTGACGATGACTGCGTGTGGCTGCTCTTTCTCGACGTCACTGCCGAACGAGACAATAAGCAGCGGCTTCAACAGAAGGCTTACGAAATGACGCTCCTGCAAGAGAGGGAGCGTCAACTCAACGAGAAATTACAATCGATGAACGAGGCGTTGAGGGAGAGCCAAGAGGGATTGCAGCGTGAATACCAGCGCGCCGAAACCCTGCTCCTCAACATTCTTCCGGCGTCGATCGCGGAGCGGTTAAAGTCAGACGAACAAATTGCCGACAACCACGCAGAGGTAAGTGTGCTTTTTGCCGACATCGTCGGTTTTACGGAAAGAGCGCGGAGCGTCGGAGCCGTGACGACGCTCGCTATTTTAAATTACTTCTTCAAGGCGGCGGATCGGCTGTCGGACCAATACGGCTGCGAAAAGATCAAGACAATCGGTGACTGCGTGATGGTGGTCGCTGGCATGCCCGCCGCGCGATCCGATCATGCAGAAGCCCTCGCGCGCTATGCACTTGAGCTGCGGGAGGCGGTTCAGCACGAACGCTTCGCCGGAGAACGGCTAAGGCTCAGAATTGGAATTAACTCGGGACCAATCGTCGCGGGCGTCATAGGCAAAAAGCGGTTTGCCTATGACCTGTGGGGCGAGACCGTTAATCTCGCCGCACGTATTCAAACGTCCGCGGAGCCCGATGAAATCCGTATTTCGGATGCAACCCGCAGACTGCTTGGGCCAAATTTTGCTTGTGACCCACTCGCGGAAACAGAACTGCGTGGTACAGGTAGAGTGCGAATGTGGCGCCTCCCGGCTTGA
- a CDS encoding ABC transporter permease, translated as MSTSAITPPPIPLGRRVKRFMADRPFVPLIILLIILVVILQILRPGIVNERWIGNTIKFAIPLAILAGCQTMTMLTGGIDLSVGTVATMSAFIMATQVVNQDPAVAFLLAMMPAVLIGLVNGIGVGVFRVHPLIMTLGTSLIGTGCLQVYQRTVIASGTKIPDFLGWLGTGVTYGFPNALLLFIPLAALIVFTLARTGFGRLLYAVGDNERATRLSGVQYWQVITALYITSSVLAGITGLLYIGLIKAPSLSLAEPLVLPSVAAAVIGGTSIFGGRGGYTGTIIGALILTVLTTLLTILQMPEGARRILFGLIVLFVTAAYLRIVEER; from the coding sequence ATGAGCACATCAGCGATCACGCCTCCCCCCATCCCCCTCGGCCGTCGCGTAAAACGCTTCATGGCCGACCGGCCATTCGTCCCGCTCATCATCCTGCTCATCATCCTGGTGGTGATCCTGCAGATCCTGCGCCCCGGCATCGTCAACGAGCGCTGGATCGGCAACACCATCAAATTCGCCATTCCGCTGGCGATCCTCGCCGGCTGCCAGACCATGACCATGCTGACCGGCGGCATCGACCTGTCGGTCGGCACGGTGGCAACGATGAGCGCCTTCATCATGGCCACGCAAGTGGTCAACCAGGACCCGGCGGTGGCCTTCCTCCTGGCGATGATGCCGGCGGTGCTGATCGGCCTCGTCAACGGCATCGGCGTCGGCGTCTTCCGCGTCCACCCGCTGATCATGACGCTGGGCACCAGCCTGATCGGCACCGGCTGCCTGCAGGTCTACCAGCGCACGGTGATCGCATCAGGCACGAAAATCCCCGACTTCCTCGGCTGGCTCGGCACCGGCGTCACCTACGGCTTCCCCAACGCGCTGCTGTTGTTCATACCGCTGGCCGCCCTCATCGTCTTCACGCTCGCCCGCACCGGCTTCGGCCGCCTGCTCTACGCCGTCGGCGACAATGAGCGCGCAACCCGCCTCTCCGGCGTGCAATACTGGCAGGTCATCACCGCGCTCTACATCACATCAAGCGTGCTTGCCGGCATCACCGGCCTGCTCTATATCGGCCTGATCAAGGCCCCGTCCCTGTCGCTGGCCGAACCCCTGGTGCTGCCCTCGGTGGCCGCCGCCGTGATCGGCGGCACCTCCATCTTCGGCGGCCGCGGCGGCTACACCGGCACCATCATCGGCGCGCTGATCCTGACCGTGCTGACGACGCTGCTGACGATCCTGCAGATGCCGGAGGGAGCAAGGCGGATCTTGTTCGGGCTGATCGTGCTGTTTGTCACGGCCGCTTATTTGCGGATTGTGGAGGAGCGGTAG
- a CDS encoding ABC transporter permease, with protein sequence MTHFLRRQGWVVGLFALLIVLFVATRIIQPAYGSNDFGSLARAVLPYAFAVAAQTVVVIAGGIDLSVAAMMALTSVTAASMMAGASEEYALFVVPFVLAMGFALGALNGLLIVVTRVPDIVVTLAMLFVLQGAALLVLDAPGGGAAEWLKALISGTVPIPGLPEAIDAWLPKALLVLIVCLCIIWIPLRRSRLGLSIYAIGSSELAAFRSGVPVKRTRIIAYALSGLFAAFGGLALTLSTGIGAPIPGPYLLASVAAVVLGGVALGGGKGGLLGPIVAVFVLRLVRTDLTLLAIDPNVTAIIEGLIMVAVVMFGAFITMRGRQ encoded by the coding sequence ATGACCCATTTCCTGCGCCGCCAGGGCTGGGTGGTTGGCCTGTTCGCCCTGCTCATCGTGCTGTTCGTCGCCACCAGGATCATCCAGCCGGCCTATGGCAGCAATGATTTCGGCTCGCTCGCGCGCGCCGTCTTGCCCTACGCCTTCGCCGTCGCCGCGCAGACGGTCGTGGTCATCGCCGGCGGCATCGACCTGTCGGTCGCCGCCATGATGGCGCTGACCAGCGTCACCGCTGCCTCGATGATGGCGGGCGCGTCCGAGGAATACGCGCTGTTCGTGGTGCCCTTCGTGCTTGCCATGGGCTTTGCCCTCGGCGCGCTCAACGGCCTCTTGATCGTCGTCACCCGCGTGCCCGACATCGTCGTGACGCTGGCCATGCTGTTCGTGCTGCAGGGCGCTGCCCTGTTGGTGCTCGACGCGCCGGGCGGCGGTGCCGCCGAATGGCTGAAAGCGCTGATCTCGGGCACCGTGCCAATCCCCGGCCTGCCCGAAGCCATCGACGCCTGGCTGCCCAAGGCGCTGCTGGTGCTGATCGTCTGCCTCTGCATCATCTGGATACCGCTCCGGCGCTCGCGGCTTGGCCTCTCCATCTACGCCATCGGCTCGAGCGAACTGGCGGCGTTCCGCTCAGGCGTGCCGGTCAAGCGCACCCGCATCATCGCCTATGCGCTGTCTGGCCTGTTCGCCGCCTTCGGCGGGCTGGCGCTGACGCTCAGCACCGGCATCGGCGCCCCCATCCCCGGCCCCTATCTGCTGGCCAGCGTCGCCGCCGTGGTGCTGGGCGGCGTGGCGCTCGGCGGCGGCAAGGGCGGCCTGCTCGGCCCCATCGTCGCCGTCTTCGTGCTGCGCCTGGTGCGCACGGATCTCACCCTGCTCGCCATCGACCCCAACGTCACCGCTATCATCGAAGGCCTGATCATGGTGGCGGTGGTGATGTTCGGCGCGTTTATTACCATGCGAGGGCGGCAGTGA
- a CDS encoding sugar ABC transporter ATP-binding protein, giving the protein MTTSPLLDATGVAKNYGAVAALRNASLSVLPGEVHALMGANGAGKSTLVKILTGAISANAGRILIRGEARDIRSPAAARRAGLLPVYQEPSLIPDLDILSNLRLTGTPVEPFRAWVRELGITDLDLRDTARDIPLAVLRVLDLARALAVEPDVLLLDEMTAALPANLAEKVLEVVRRQGDAGRAVIFISHRFVEISALCDRATVLRDGETVGVVDIVPGVEEKIVELMLGTRIVKTHVAARSAAQKAAPASTRPRLSVRNLRVGTKLSDVSFDLADGEVAGVVALEGQGQDGLFAALAGSIRPSGGTVEVDGQPVKFSHPIDAIRAGIAYVPGDRSEALAMQRSVRENIALPFSAALRNWGPIPMRRERATVLSAIERLQIDTRAQGEVQRLSGGNQQKVTIARWIAADARTILCFDPTRGIDVGTKQEIYKLLRELAGHGKSVLFYTSELEEVQRVCDRVIVIFGGRLVDIFPVEEADEPALMRAAYGLPRGAKADIGILADPTASASEPGATP; this is encoded by the coding sequence TTGACCACCAGCCCCCTCCTGGACGCCACCGGCGTCGCCAAGAACTACGGTGCGGTTGCAGCGCTCCGCAACGCGTCGCTGTCCGTCTTGCCCGGCGAGGTGCATGCGCTGATGGGCGCCAATGGCGCCGGCAAGTCGACGCTGGTGAAAATCCTGACCGGGGCAATATCAGCCAATGCCGGCCGCATCCTGATCCGGGGCGAGGCGCGCGACATACGCTCGCCCGCCGCCGCGCGCCGCGCCGGTCTTTTGCCCGTCTACCAGGAACCGTCGCTGATCCCCGATCTCGACATTCTGTCCAATCTGCGGCTCACCGGCACGCCGGTCGAGCCGTTCCGCGCCTGGGTGCGCGAACTCGGCATCACCGATCTCGACCTGCGCGACACCGCGCGCGACATCCCGCTGGCCGTGCTGCGCGTGCTCGACCTGGCCCGCGCGCTGGCGGTCGAGCCCGACGTGCTGCTGCTCGACGAGATGACGGCGGCGCTCCCCGCCAACCTCGCCGAAAAGGTGCTGGAAGTGGTGCGCCGCCAGGGCGACGCCGGCCGCGCCGTGATCTTCATCTCGCACCGCTTCGTCGAAATTTCCGCACTGTGCGACCGCGCCACCGTGCTGCGCGACGGCGAGACCGTCGGCGTCGTCGACATCGTGCCCGGCGTCGAGGAGAAGATCGTCGAACTGATGCTGGGCACCCGCATCGTCAAGACCCATGTCGCTGCGCGCAGCGCCGCCCAGAAGGCAGCGCCCGCATCCACACGGCCGCGGCTTTCGGTGCGAAACCTGCGCGTCGGCACCAAGCTCAGCGATGTCTCCTTCGATCTCGCCGACGGCGAGGTCGCCGGCGTCGTCGCGCTCGAAGGCCAGGGCCAGGATGGGCTGTTCGCCGCCCTTGCCGGCTCGATCCGGCCATCCGGCGGCACCGTCGAGGTCGATGGCCAGCCGGTGAAATTCTCGCACCCGATCGATGCCATCCGCGCCGGCATTGCCTATGTGCCGGGCGACCGGTCCGAGGCGCTCGCCATGCAGCGCTCGGTGCGCGAGAACATCGCGCTGCCCTTCAGTGCCGCCCTGCGCAACTGGGGGCCCATTCCCATGCGCCGGGAGCGCGCGACAGTGCTCAGCGCCATCGAGCGGTTGCAGATCGACACCCGCGCGCAGGGCGAGGTGCAGCGCCTGTCCGGCGGCAACCAGCAGAAGGTGACCATCGCCCGCTGGATCGCGGCGGACGCCCGCACCATCCTGTGCTTCGACCCGACGCGCGGCATCGATGTCGGCACCAAGCAGGAGATCTATAAACTGCTGCGCGAGCTCGCCGGCCACGGCAAGTCGGTGTTGTTCTACACCTCTGAACTCGAAGAGGTGCAGCGCGTCTGCGACCGCGTCATCGTCATCTTCGGCGGCAGACTGGTCGACATCTTTCCGGTCGAGGAGGCCGATGAGCCGGCGCTGATGCGCGCCGCCTACGGCCTGCCGCGCGGTGCCAAGGCCGATATCGGTATCCTGGCTGATCCCACAGCGAGTGCTTCCGAACCGGGGGCGACGCCATGA
- a CDS encoding ABC transporter substrate-binding protein, protein MKKILTMVPLLAGAALLASVGVSAAAGKYTIGISNTVQGNGWREEMVCAMKAQALASGEVTKLNIAHRNTDAAGQLEDIRNLISAKVDAIVVNPADPAGIKAGLEEATKAGIVVVAVDQAVTEPSAYIISNNQEQYAYLGAKWLFGQMGGKGEVFYMRGAAGASADSDRDKGFKKALAEFPNVKVAQEVFTGWQQDQAKQQMLSFLATGTPFNGVWTSGIDNVIVDALTESQAPLVPVVGADNAGFVGQLSSVKGLVGAAVTNPGSIGGAGVTLALQILDGKKPAQQTVLVDPQLWDNATDEGKAKLKAAADPSLSPEWPVSISIPGWTTYTKDQIVACKGPGE, encoded by the coding sequence ATGAAGAAAATACTGACCATGGTCCCGCTGCTTGCGGGTGCTGCCTTGCTGGCCTCGGTGGGCGTCTCGGCCGCTGCCGGCAAATACACGATCGGCATTTCCAACACCGTCCAGGGCAATGGCTGGCGCGAGGAAATGGTCTGCGCCATGAAGGCGCAGGCGCTGGCTTCGGGCGAAGTCACCAAGCTCAACATCGCTCATCGCAACACTGATGCCGCCGGCCAGCTCGAGGACATCCGCAATTTGATAAGCGCCAAGGTCGACGCCATCGTCGTCAACCCCGCTGATCCGGCGGGCATCAAGGCGGGCCTCGAAGAAGCCACCAAGGCCGGCATCGTCGTCGTTGCCGTCGACCAGGCGGTCACCGAACCGTCGGCCTACATCATCTCCAACAACCAGGAGCAATACGCCTATCTCGGCGCCAAATGGCTGTTCGGCCAGATGGGCGGCAAGGGCGAAGTGTTTTACATGCGCGGCGCCGCCGGTGCTTCGGCCGACAGCGACCGCGACAAAGGCTTCAAGAAGGCGCTGGCCGAATTCCCCAATGTGAAGGTCGCGCAGGAAGTCTTCACCGGCTGGCAGCAGGACCAGGCCAAGCAGCAGATGCTGTCATTCCTGGCCACTGGCACGCCGTTCAACGGCGTCTGGACGTCCGGCATCGACAACGTCATCGTCGACGCGCTGACAGAATCGCAGGCCCCGCTGGTGCCGGTGGTCGGCGCCGACAATGCCGGCTTCGTCGGCCAGTTGAGCTCGGTCAAGGGCCTTGTCGGCGCCGCCGTCACCAACCCCGGCTCGATCGGCGGTGCCGGCGTGACGCTGGCGCTGCAGATCCTCGACGGCAAGAAGCCGGCTCAGCAGACCGTGCTGGTCGACCCGCAGCTGTGGGACAACGCCACCGACGAAGGCAAGGCCAAGCTGAAAGCCGCCGCCGACCCGTCGCTCAGCCCCGAATGGCCGGTCTCGATCTCGATCCCCGGCTGGACGACGTACACGAAGGACCAGATCGTGGCGTGTAAGGGACCGGGAGAGTAA